The Helianthus annuus cultivar XRQ/B chromosome 16, HanXRQr2.0-SUNRISE, whole genome shotgun sequence genome includes a window with the following:
- the LOC110939576 gene encoding probable xyloglucan endotransglucosylase/hydrolase protein 26 has product MATAFKSLVAVIFISAMSFQSCFVNANFYADTYFSWGAEHSYIFGNGEDLNLVLDNVAGSGVQTYNSYLFGSIEMLIKLVPGNSAGTVTAYYLSSTGDYHDEIDFEFLGNSSGEPYTMHTNIFTQGKGNREQQFKLWFDPTVDFHNYTIHWNPHAVVWFVDSIPIRVYRNYKSERIGFPDQQGMQVYSSLWNADNWATQGGLVKIDWSCAPFTAGLRKFNARACKWNGPVSIYQCAFPIYANWWTSPVYKQLSWDQQGKLKWVRDNYMVYDYCTDYERFSWLMAPECSKPQY; this is encoded by the exons ATGGCAACAGCATTCAAGTCTTTGGTTGCTGTTATATTTATCTCAGCAATGTCATTCCAATCATGCTTTGTCAATGCAAATTTTTACGCAGACACTTATTTCAGCTGGGGTGCCGAGCATTCGTATATTTTTGGCAATGGTGAAGATCTTAATCTAGTGCTGGATAATGTTGCAG GGTCTGGTGTTCAAACATACAACTCATACCTATTTGGAAGCATTGAAATGTTGATCAAGTTGGTTCCAGGGAACTCTGCAGGAACCGTCACAGCATACTAC CTTTCGTCAACGGGGGACTATCATGATGAGATTGACTTTGAGTTCTTAGGGAACTCATCAGGAGAACCATACACCATGCACACAAATATATTTACTCAAGGAAAAGGAAATAGGGAGCAGCAGTTCAAGTTATGGTTTGACCCGACGGTGGATTTCCACAACTACACCATACACTGGAACCCTCATGCAGTTGT GTGGTTTGTTGATAGCATACCAATTAGAGTTTACAGAAACTACAAAAGCGAACGAATTGGATTCCCAGACCAACAAGGAATGCAGGTGTACTCTAGTTTGTGGAATGCTGATAACTGGGCAACACAAGGCGGTCTAGTGAAAATTGACTGGTCATGTGCACCTTTCACGGCTGGCTTACGCAAGTTTAATGCAAGGGCGTGTAAGTGGAATGGACCGGTTAGCATTTACCAGTGTGCCTTCCCTATCTATGCTAATTGGTGGACCTCCCCGGTCTATAAGCAACTGAGCTGGGACCAACAGGGAAAACTCAAGTGGGTTAGAGATAACTACATGGTCTACGACTACTGCACAGATTATGAGCGTTTCAGTTGGCTGATGGCTCCTGAATGCTCCAAGCCACAATACTAA